The stretch of DNA attagtctCTTGCTTAGAATTTATGctcttttatgcatttttatttatttatttaaaaatgtgcACATAGCAGTGATAAGATgggttttcctttaaattttccgaataaaaacattctgaaataaaatttagagattCGGTAGAATTTGTCACTCTCTTGTGACTACTCCCCATCATCAACTGGAgacacatatgtatgtagattaATTACATAATTGTGCAGTTTAATTAACCGAATTGACCCTTTGacgttaataattttaattaaattgaatttatttaatgacaaggatattcaaaagaattttagcaTTATTTAGGCTTCTGAgtggaattaaatttaattctttgaataaTTCTACCACTTTTGCCATAATATTGAGCTATTTAACGCCGATCGAGAGACGTGATGAGCGTGACACTAATACAAACTTGATGCTTAATTATATTTGTGTATACCCTATCCAATATATCTGCTTGATTTCTTGTTATCAGAGTAGGATTTTCACATTATCTGAAAAGTATTTAATGCTGTAAGAGCAGAGTGAGTTGTGcatattatttttccttcataggtatttaaaaatccatttttaagACAGCTTCAAGTTAGTAAGAAGTATTGCTATGTGTTTATGCTTGAAATTTATATCGCCAACACTGAAAAATTCAGTatacatgaagaaaaaatttatcaacAGCAATTCTACGAACTTTTTTATCTGACGACTCATAATTCCATGCCTTATCTGAATCATATATGGTTTTGTATGAGTTGAACTTTAAGACTTCTCTTTTGGTCTGCAGCCTGAACGTGTTTCAGTGCATTTACTtgttaaatgtttaataaatgtggcaaaaattgaccttaagatttaatatttttgttgtgtTTTTGCATGTATTTACAGGTAAAAGTATCTATACATTgtgaaagcataaaaaatggCAACAAACATGCGTCCACTGAAGATTACAACTGTTGGTGATGGCATGGTGGGAAAAACTTGTCTTCTCATAACATacacacaaaatgaatttccaaAAGACTATGTGCCAACAGTATTTGATAATCATGCCTGCAATTTGGAGGTTGATGGTAAAATGTTCAACTTAACACTGTGGGATACAGCTGGTCAGGAGGACTATGAGAGGTTGAGACCGCTGAGCTATCCAAATGTAAGAtaacttacatttttttttataaaaataatttatttttttaaattcaattcttattttttacagACTGATTGTTTTCTATTGTGCTATTCCATCGAAGGACGTACTAGCTATGAAAACGTAATGTCTAAATGGTATCCAGAAATTCGACACTATTCCCC from Lutzomyia longipalpis isolate SR_M1_2022 chromosome 1, ASM2433408v1 encodes:
- the LOC129796882 gene encoding ras-like GTP-binding protein RhoL, which translates into the protein MATNMRPLKITTVGDGMVGKTCLLITYTQNEFPKDYVPTVFDNHACNLEVDGKMFNLTLWDTAGQEDYERLRPLSYPNTDCFLLCYSIEGRTSYENVMSKWYPEIRHYSPSVPIVLVGTKSDLRTPGSEKFLTYVDGKKLKAKIRAYSFIECSAKKNQNLENVFVEAVKACEQKPRTKTRVCSIL